The Streptomyces laurentii genome contains a region encoding:
- a CDS encoding pilus assembly protein pilP (identified by MetaGeneAnnotator; putative;~sequence version:1) — MSAEQTQATRRTVRQFALALVACLAVAGGAALVSATDGPTAATQQQAGTTTDWPAPIMKPVSPVN; from the coding sequence ATGTCCGCTGAGCAGACCCAGGCCACCCGCCGGACCGTCCGCCAGTTCGCCCTCGCGCTCGTGGCCTGTCTGGCCGTCGCGGGCGGTGCGGCCCTGGTCAGCGCCACCGACGGCCCGACCGCCGCGACGCAGCAGCAGGCCGGTACGACCACCGACTGGCCGGCTCCGATCATGAAGCCGGTCTCCCCGGTCAACTGA
- a CDS encoding transcriptional regulatory protein (identified by MetaGeneAnnotator; putative;~sequence version:1) has protein sequence MSTTGEAGGAGRADHRLVPLYQELRRRGVSDFAEVVASFGFPPEEYEGCRTELIALGLIVPTSGTHAAQDELQDAAWVPDGNTVASVDPEIALLRAIDRERARLRKHLAEADRTYSTLETLTATLLRPGSLSGSDVTVEAITDYRRIQQALEDILDATQETSCSMYPTGPARQNPERILRRDRGKLDQGIRIRSLYRSQDAGVPEAAEVLHMRAELGVEVRVAPELPITMVIVDDQYALLPLRPDAPGEGAILAGGPLLVRGFLSLYEHCWHTATPFGDDIAPDRGGDGLSEQQRNALRMLADGMKDEKIARHLGVSLRTVSRLISEVMQELGATSRFEAGVRALRLGWLD, from the coding sequence ATGAGTACGACAGGTGAGGCCGGGGGGGCCGGCCGGGCGGACCACCGCCTGGTGCCCCTCTACCAGGAACTGCGCAGACGCGGGGTGTCGGACTTCGCGGAGGTGGTGGCCTCGTTCGGGTTCCCGCCCGAGGAGTACGAGGGCTGCCGCACCGAGCTGATCGCCCTCGGTCTGATCGTCCCCACCTCGGGCACCCACGCGGCCCAGGACGAACTCCAGGACGCCGCGTGGGTGCCGGACGGCAACACGGTCGCGTCGGTCGATCCGGAGATCGCGCTGCTGCGGGCCATCGACCGGGAGCGGGCCCGGCTGCGAAAGCATCTGGCCGAGGCGGACCGGACGTACAGCACCCTGGAGACGCTGACGGCGACCCTGCTGCGGCCGGGCTCGCTGTCCGGCTCCGACGTCACCGTCGAGGCGATCACCGACTACCGCCGGATCCAGCAGGCCCTGGAGGACATCCTCGACGCCACGCAGGAGACCTCCTGCTCGATGTATCCGACCGGGCCGGCCCGGCAGAATCCCGAGCGGATCCTCCGGCGTGACCGCGGCAAGCTCGATCAGGGGATACGGATCCGCAGCCTCTACCGCAGCCAGGACGCCGGTGTTCCGGAGGCGGCGGAGGTCCTGCACATGCGCGCGGAGCTGGGTGTGGAGGTCCGCGTCGCGCCGGAGCTGCCGATCACGATGGTCATCGTCGACGACCAGTACGCGCTGCTGCCGCTGCGGCCGGACGCCCCGGGTGAGGGGGCGATCCTGGCCGGCGGTCCGCTGCTGGTCCGGGGCTTCCTGAGCCTGTACGAGCACTGCTGGCACACGGCGACGCCGTTCGGGGACGACATCGCGCCCGACCGGGGCGGCGACGGGCTCTCGGAGCAGCAGCGGAACGCGCTGCGGATGCTCGCCGACGGCATGAAGGACGAGAAGATCGCCCGCCACCTCGGCGTCTCGCTGCGCACGGTCAGCCGGCTGATCTCCGAGGTCATGCAGGAACTCGGCGCCACCAGCCGCTTCGAGGCGGGGGTGCGCGCGTTGCGGCTGGGCTGGCTCGACTGA
- a CDS encoding helix-turn-helix, type 11 domain protein (C-terminal DNA-binding domain of LuxR-like proteins. This domain contains a helix-turn-helix motif and binds DNA. Proteins belonging to this group are response regulators; some act as transcriptional activators, others as transcriptional repressors. Many...; cd06170;~DNA binding residues [nucleotide binding];~Helix-turn-helix, type 11 domain protein [Streptomyces venezuelae ATCC10712];~Response regulator containing a CheY-like receiver domain and an HTH DNA-binding domain [Signal transduction mechanisms / Transcription]; COG2197;~dimerization interface [polypeptide binding];~identified by MetaGeneAnnotator; putative), protein MSKTSAGARMGDDQALALYQELRGTPGESFDRVAARLELTEAERDSAHAELVALGLIEPAPAATTATASGTSTTATTAVCPDSGRAPDSAFTTSGTTVVAPDVALLRLLQHERDRLENRLAETSRAQTTLETLAGPFLRAGLEPATDVEVEIVDDADRIRRELADVTASVRGSVQSMLTGSVRRDEMAAALEHDREQIARGVAVQAMYSHRVGQVPEMIQYLAERAALGVEIRLSPVVPMNMVLADECFALLPTDPRDPDSAAILARGPGLVRSYRALYAYCWQAATPYGQEEPPQNGGDGLTEQQRAALRMLASGVKDEQVARNLGVSLRTVSRLISEVMQELGAASRFEAGVKAARLGLLDGESPDQPPA, encoded by the coding sequence GTCCAAAACCTCCGCGGGTGCCCGCATGGGTGACGACCAGGCCCTCGCTCTCTACCAGGAACTACGGGGCACGCCGGGCGAGTCCTTCGACCGGGTCGCCGCCCGGCTGGAACTGACGGAAGCCGAACGGGACAGCGCGCACGCCGAGTTGGTGGCGCTCGGCCTGATCGAGCCGGCCCCGGCCGCCACGACCGCCACGGCCAGCGGGACGTCCACCACCGCCACCACCGCCGTCTGTCCGGACTCCGGTCGCGCGCCGGACTCCGCCTTCACGACATCCGGCACCACCGTGGTCGCCCCCGATGTCGCGCTGCTGCGGCTGCTCCAGCACGAACGCGACCGCCTGGAGAACCGGCTCGCCGAGACCAGCCGCGCCCAGACCACCCTGGAGACCCTGGCCGGCCCGTTCCTGCGCGCGGGTCTGGAGCCGGCCACCGACGTCGAGGTGGAGATCGTCGACGACGCGGACCGGATCCGCCGCGAACTGGCCGACGTGACGGCCTCCGTGCGCGGTTCCGTGCAGTCGATGCTGACCGGCTCGGTGCGCCGCGACGAGATGGCGGCGGCGCTGGAGCACGACCGCGAGCAGATCGCCCGCGGGGTCGCCGTCCAGGCCATGTACAGCCATCGGGTCGGTCAAGTCCCGGAGATGATCCAGTACTTGGCGGAGCGGGCGGCGCTCGGCGTGGAGATCCGGCTGTCGCCGGTGGTGCCGATGAACATGGTCCTCGCCGACGAGTGCTTCGCGCTGCTCCCGACCGACCCGCGCGACCCGGACTCGGCCGCGATCCTGGCCCGCGGGCCGGGCCTGGTCCGCTCGTACCGCGCGCTGTACGCGTACTGCTGGCAGGCGGCCACCCCGTACGGCCAGGAGGAGCCGCCCCAGAACGGCGGCGACGGGCTGACCGAGCAGCAGCGCGCCGCGCTGCGGATGCTGGCCTCCGGGGTCAAGGACGAGCAGGTCGCGCGCAATCTCGGGGTCTCGCTGCGCACGGTGAGCCGGCTGATCTCCGAGGTCATGCAGGAGCTCGGCGCCGCCAGCCGCTTCGAGGCGGGGGTGAAGGCCGCCCGGCTCGGCCTGCTCGACGGCGAGTCGCCCGACCAGCCGCCGGCCTGA